A single genomic interval of Chryseobacterium paludis harbors:
- a CDS encoding DUF6443 domain-containing protein, translating to MKKYIIIFILCFVSKVISAQTIPSNTENFIYTKDCLNNDCTNKAEEIQYFDGLGKAMQVVGVKISPTGKDVVIHSEYDQYGRKTKDFLPIPQAGTQNGALYSAPLTNAASNYGSEKIFSEVILEDSPLNRAKQRTQVGNDWTSKPINYVYNVNANLDRVKRFTGTTTWDNGTTKTILGQNAFYPPNYLFRNTVQDEDGNITTEFKNGQGLVVLARKYNKSNEFADTYYVYNTYNQVAYIIPPLASAKSDIATNVQRQEELCYIYHYDGKKRLVEKKLPGKGWEEIVYNKQGKIVLYRDANLKNGLANSIPAEAWVFTKYDQFGRVAYTGISLDATPRKNIQTYIDNQAASISYETRGGGSVTLSTITIDYSNKSYPTVLAKLLGVNYYDTYPLGTPSATPTILGQQILTDNLLSPTNTKSLLTASFLKNIEDDNWTKDYFWYDGKTRLIGNHSVNYLGGYTKMESKLNFIGAPEQVKTYHKRINADTETIINETFEYDNSGRLLAHKHQIDNNPIEILSQNSYNELSQIESKKVGGTNAASPLQVVDYKYNIRGWMTKINDPVNLNGKLFGYEIKYNNPSNEVVAPKKYNGNIAEIDWKTSNDQVLRRYGYQYDKLERLTKATFQEPNTSLPENGYYNEDLTYDINGNILNLNRFQKPESGTTPLQIDQLSYTYSGNTLIRVFDVKGNDEGFRDDVAPGNDDTSDDYAYDLNGNMTRDDNKRITSIKYNLLNLPIEVQLSDNNKINYVYRADGSKLKKIRKIVGSGSSSYETTDYLDGFQYQQISNSSTITPAKLLFFQTAEGYYNKNVNTNPSDPVVSAYVYQYKDQVGNVRLNYYKNNSSNSLVVDNENNYYPFGLLHKKYNTQPGNINYQYKFQDQELQNETGWYSFKWRNYDPTIGRFFNSDPLSEKYAYQSHYNFSENRVVDAVELEGMEAIVNSKTGDIVININGQGSFGLSAGEYTVGVDGEINIAEINLGTYTAKSSLNFSPSQLANAPTMQPMPEISASVGSAVQSIRNSSPMKGYGTSRGLNILAKGIQDQLLDAGNFVRNQLFDKRDYSGLGPRMTGWDGTPMGAEESMDASFNAILFFGSFTTGGLSAELNATKAGLTDLQIVQKAAMKAENAIGGTGRFAGTAKHTFSTNLITRYQSIYGDRGLRTNFYFNKSAGRGFLDVVNHNTATIYDFKFGNAKMSTKQFTKYSNAFEGYSIQIVRP from the coding sequence ATGAAAAAATATATTATAATATTCATTTTATGTTTTGTATCTAAGGTGATTTCGGCTCAGACCATCCCTTCAAATACCGAAAATTTTATTTATACGAAAGATTGTTTAAATAATGATTGTACAAATAAAGCAGAAGAAATCCAGTATTTTGATGGCCTGGGGAAGGCCATGCAGGTCGTTGGAGTAAAAATTTCTCCTACAGGAAAAGATGTTGTGATTCATAGCGAATATGACCAGTATGGCAGAAAAACTAAAGATTTTTTACCTATTCCACAAGCAGGAACACAAAATGGAGCTCTTTATTCTGCACCTCTGACAAATGCCGCATCAAATTATGGAAGTGAAAAGATTTTTTCTGAAGTGATATTGGAAGACTCTCCGTTAAACAGGGCTAAACAAAGAACACAAGTTGGAAATGACTGGACAAGCAAACCTATTAATTATGTTTATAATGTTAACGCAAACTTAGATAGAGTAAAAAGATTTACAGGGACAACAACCTGGGATAATGGTACGACCAAAACCATTCTTGGCCAAAATGCATTTTATCCACCCAACTATTTATTTAGGAATACAGTACAAGATGAAGATGGAAATATAACCACTGAGTTTAAAAATGGGCAGGGACTAGTCGTTCTAGCAAGAAAATACAATAAAAGTAATGAGTTTGCAGACACGTATTATGTGTATAACACGTATAATCAAGTAGCTTATATCATACCTCCATTAGCTAGTGCCAAATCTGATATTGCTACCAATGTGCAAAGACAAGAAGAGTTGTGCTACATTTATCATTATGATGGAAAAAAAAGACTCGTAGAAAAAAAACTTCCTGGTAAAGGATGGGAAGAAATAGTCTATAATAAACAAGGGAAGATTGTCCTTTACAGGGATGCCAATCTTAAAAACGGATTAGCAAATTCGATCCCGGCCGAGGCTTGGGTTTTTACTAAATATGACCAATTTGGAAGAGTTGCTTATACAGGGATTTCACTAGATGCAACCCCAAGAAAAAATATCCAGACTTATATAGATAACCAGGCTGCGTCAATCTCTTATGAAACCAGAGGTGGAGGAAGTGTTACTCTTAGTACTATTACTATCGATTATAGCAACAAATCTTATCCTACTGTACTTGCAAAGCTTTTAGGAGTTAATTATTATGATACCTATCCATTAGGAACACCATCTGCTACTCCTACCATACTTGGTCAACAGATACTTACGGATAATTTACTGAGTCCCACTAATACTAAGAGTTTATTAACGGCCTCTTTTCTTAAAAATATTGAAGACGATAATTGGACAAAAGATTATTTCTGGTATGATGGGAAAACAAGGCTTATAGGGAATCATTCTGTGAATTATTTAGGGGGGTATACCAAAATGGAAAGCAAATTAAATTTTATTGGAGCCCCCGAACAGGTTAAGACGTATCATAAAAGAATAAATGCTGATACTGAAACAATAATCAATGAAACCTTTGAATACGATAATTCTGGTAGGCTATTAGCGCATAAGCATCAGATTGATAATAATCCCATAGAGATCTTATCTCAAAATTCATACAATGAACTGTCTCAGATAGAGAGTAAAAAAGTGGGAGGAACAAATGCAGCTTCACCACTTCAAGTAGTGGATTACAAATACAATATTAGGGGTTGGATGACTAAGATCAATGATCCAGTTAACTTGAATGGAAAATTATTTGGATATGAAATAAAATATAATAATCCATCAAACGAAGTTGTTGCTCCTAAAAAATATAATGGAAATATCGCAGAGATAGATTGGAAAACCTCAAATGATCAAGTCTTAAGAAGATATGGGTATCAATATGATAAACTTGAACGCTTAACTAAGGCTACATTCCAAGAGCCCAATACATCTCTTCCTGAAAACGGATATTACAATGAAGATTTAACATATGATATCAATGGAAATATCCTTAATCTAAATAGATTTCAAAAACCAGAATCCGGAACAACTCCTTTACAGATTGATCAGTTATCTTATACCTATTCAGGTAATACCTTAATCAGAGTATTTGATGTAAAAGGCAATGACGAAGGCTTCCGTGATGATGTTGCGCCCGGTAACGATGACACATCAGATGACTACGCTTATGACCTTAATGGAAACATGACAAGGGATGATAATAAAAGAATAACATCAATAAAATACAATCTGCTCAATCTTCCTATTGAGGTACAACTTTCGGATAATAATAAAATAAACTATGTCTATAGAGCAGATGGTTCGAAATTAAAAAAAATAAGAAAAATAGTTGGATCAGGCAGTTCATCTTATGAGACAACAGATTATTTAGATGGTTTCCAGTATCAACAAATTAGTAATTCCAGTACTATTACTCCAGCTAAGCTTTTGTTTTTTCAAACAGCAGAAGGGTATTATAATAAAAATGTAAATACGAATCCTTCTGACCCGGTTGTATCAGCTTATGTGTATCAGTACAAAGATCAAGTGGGTAATGTAAGGCTTAATTATTACAAGAATAATAGTAGTAATTCTTTGGTTGTAGATAACGAAAACAACTATTATCCTTTTGGATTACTACATAAAAAGTACAACACACAGCCGGGAAATATAAACTATCAATATAAATTTCAAGATCAGGAACTACAAAATGAAACTGGATGGTATAGTTTTAAATGGCGTAATTACGATCCTACAATAGGAAGATTCTTCAATTCGGATCCTTTATCAGAAAAATATGCTTACCAATCCCATTATAATTTTTCTGAAAACAGGGTAGTTGATGCTGTAGAGCTAGAGGGGATGGAGGCCATAGTAAATAGTAAGACTGGGGATATAGTCATTAACATCAATGGGCAGGGATCATTTGGCTTATCAGCTGGTGAATATACAGTTGGGGTTGATGGAGAAATTAATATAGCGGAGATTAATCTTGGAACGTATACTGCAAAATCCAGTTTAAATTTTTCTCCTTCACAATTGGCAAATGCTCCAACAATGCAGCCAATGCCAGAGATATCCGCAAGTGTAGGAAGTGCTGTACAATCTATCAGAAATTCTTCTCCAATGAAAGGATACGGAACTTCTCGTGGATTAAATATTCTGGCAAAAGGAATTCAAGATCAATTATTAGATGCTGGAAATTTTGTAAGAAACCAATTATTTGATAAAAGAGACTATTCAGGCTTAGGTCCCAGAATGACGGGATGGGATGGAACTCCAATGGGTGCTGAAGAGAGTATGGATGCAAGTTTTAATGCTATTTTATTTTTTGGTAGCTTTACAACTGGAGGATTAAGTGCAGAATTAAATGCTACTAAAGCAGGCTTAACCGACCTTCAAATAGTCCAAAAGGCAGCCATGAAAGCTGAAAATGCTATAGGTGGGACAGGAAGATTCGCAGGAACAGCTAAACACACATTCTCTACAAATCTTATAACTAGATACCAAAGTATATATGGAGATAGAGGACTTCGTACAAATTTTTATTTTAATAAAAGTGCGGGAAGAGGCTTCTTAGATGTTGTCAACCATAATACTGCGACTATTTATGATTTTAAATTTGGTAATGCTAAGATGAGTACAAAACAGTTTACTAAATATTCAAACGCTTTTGAAGGATACTCGATACAAATTGTTAGACCATAA
- a CDS encoding DUF932 domain-containing protein, with protein sequence MAHNLNFNNKTGRYSFFSVKEKAWHGLGQIIQDYPTSEEAIRYAGLNYEVAKSPLYTKGSGIIETADGIEIGSNELHVPNYFANIRTDNNAVLGVVGKDYQIIQNRDAFTFFDAIVGGNDGIFYETAGALGQGERIFITAKLPDYIRVGNGDDITEKYIFLTTSHDGSGSITAAFTPIRIVCQNTLNASLRNMSNVVRIKHTAGAKQRLENAHKVMGLANSLSKQLESTFNQWAKVKVTDEEVKKLIQLALCPNKETLDLLKKGAEEDVSTVFKNTVDDAFAYAMINDTQQMETTKGTLFGAYNAVTGYYQNVRNYKDSEAKLQSIVMGGTAQLKTQKAFELCTSFATDGAEAFTLN encoded by the coding sequence ATGGCACACAATTTAAATTTCAACAACAAAACAGGACGCTATTCATTTTTCAGCGTGAAAGAAAAAGCTTGGCACGGATTGGGACAAATTATTCAGGATTATCCCACTAGTGAAGAAGCTATCAGGTATGCGGGACTCAACTACGAAGTAGCTAAATCCCCACTCTATACTAAAGGCTCAGGTATCATTGAAACCGCGGATGGCATCGAAATCGGCTCAAATGAACTACATGTTCCCAATTACTTCGCTAATATCCGCACAGACAATAATGCAGTATTAGGCGTAGTAGGAAAAGATTATCAGATAATACAAAACCGTGATGCTTTCACTTTTTTTGATGCAATTGTAGGTGGTAATGACGGCATTTTTTACGAAACTGCTGGGGCCTTAGGACAAGGTGAACGCATCTTTATTACCGCTAAGCTCCCCGATTATATCCGGGTAGGAAACGGGGATGATATCACAGAAAAATACATCTTCCTGACAACTTCGCACGATGGCAGTGGAAGTATTACGGCAGCATTCACCCCTATTCGTATTGTCTGCCAGAATACTCTGAATGCTTCACTGCGAAACATGAGTAATGTAGTACGTATAAAACACACCGCAGGGGCTAAACAACGTTTAGAAAACGCCCATAAAGTGATGGGATTGGCCAATTCCCTAAGCAAACAATTGGAGAGCACATTCAATCAGTGGGCAAAAGTAAAGGTAACAGACGAGGAAGTGAAAAAACTGATCCAGTTGGCGCTATGTCCCAATAAGGAAACCTTAGATCTGCTCAAAAAGGGTGCGGAAGAAGATGTTTCCACCGTATTTAAAAATACAGTAGATGATGCCTTCGCTTATGCAATGATAAATGACACACAACAAATGGAAACTACAAAAGGAACACTCTTTGGCGCTTACAATGCTGTGACAGGCTATTATCAGAATGTACGTAACTACAAGGACAGCGAAGCTAAACTGCAATCCATAGTAATGGGAGGTACTGCGCAACTGAAAACTCAAAAAGCTTTTGAGCTATGCACTTCATTTGCTACAGACGGTGCAGAAGCTTTTACCCTTAATTAA
- a CDS encoding ComEC/Rec2 family competence protein: MKRNKTEFAILPAFHGDCILIKTFDVNNNDFFILVDGGTAQTFRYSLKAELKDITHIDLLILTHIDSDHIAGLISLFKSSLIDNITIGEIWMNHPELVEVENDELISTKQGDNLKNLILEKQPNVKLLEISTLEKSINKSGVEFVILSPTPEIKNELYRQWQASTLAEKEKEKVTISSQQDTYCKSLKDLSRIPFAPDKGINDDIFNSSSIAFILRCRDISILLLADSRPEIISESLRSNGFNECYPLNVNYVKISHHGSLNNTSQELLGLIKSDNFIISTNGGTSSHKHPSRETIARIIFNSQRTDEILNIYFNHQIEDLRKRIGNFISEDDFNSGNWVAESKNWF, encoded by the coding sequence ATGAAAAGAAATAAAACTGAATTTGCCATTTTACCAGCATTTCATGGTGATTGTATTCTGATAAAAACATTTGATGTTAACAACAATGATTTTTTTATCCTTGTAGACGGAGGAACCGCTCAGACCTTTCGGTACTCTCTTAAAGCAGAATTAAAAGATATTACCCATATTGATTTATTGATACTAACTCATATTGACTCTGATCACATAGCCGGCCTAATAAGCTTATTTAAGAGTAGCCTTATTGACAATATTACAATAGGCGAAATTTGGATGAATCATCCTGAGCTTGTTGAAGTCGAAAATGATGAATTAATTAGTACAAAGCAAGGAGATAATTTGAAGAATTTAATTCTTGAAAAACAGCCAAATGTAAAGCTACTTGAAATATCTACCCTTGAAAAATCAATAAATAAGTCAGGTGTTGAGTTTGTTATATTATCACCAACCCCAGAAATCAAGAATGAATTGTATCGGCAATGGCAAGCATCCACTTTGGCTGAAAAAGAAAAAGAAAAAGTAACCATTTCTTCTCAGCAAGACACTTATTGTAAATCATTGAAGGATTTGAGCAGGATTCCATTTGCCCCTGATAAAGGTATTAATGATGATATCTTTAACTCATCATCTATTGCATTTATTTTAAGATGTCGAGATATTTCAATTTTATTATTAGCGGATTCTCGACCTGAGATTATATCTGAAAGTTTGAGATCGAATGGCTTCAATGAATGTTATCCACTTAATGTTAATTATGTCAAAATTTCCCATCATGGAAGTCTCAATAACACATCACAAGAACTGCTTGGTTTAATAAAATCTGATAATTTTATAATTTCCACTAATGGAGGAACTTCTTCCCATAAACATCCATCTAGAGAAACAATTGCTAGAATAATCTTTAATTCACAAAGAACAGATGAGATCCTAAACATCTATTTCAATCATCAAATCGAAGATTTGAGGAAAAGGATTGGTAATTTTATAAGCGAAGATGATTTTAACAGTGGAAATTGGGTAGCAGAAAGCAAAAACTGGTTTTAA
- a CDS encoding trypsin-like serine protease, with the protein MIYNLAEKYCVRVKSNGHTGSGVLLPGKDTFYVLTAAHCLGDSIPSTDDIIIEKQNDYTSEFKTITSVEIKEFNKEHDFALIEIDFDNEENLLYQYKLGRGVLSENEIKFCGYQGINIEQYRPFTGKILSTSEDLGCFKITLVGETFDQGGEDGNYLAKGLSGSGVFVYRHNSPFLIGILNSVVTNKAWNDDIACCSIKHIEQYISEYVDLSDFENLKQWNENLERERTDREIEVFKKENSDFFEKLYRKNNVLYPETVKANTVTAKQIRKFLAMRDNIRTIENDYPILYSNFKNIVKRFVDQVQDDYSRNVNESNEAINLKMELQNQLKTQFEVLPSFTNLDLSEYQVIEWLGICTLNFTKND; encoded by the coding sequence ATGATATATAATCTGGCAGAAAAATATTGTGTTCGGGTAAAAAGTAATGGGCACACTGGGAGTGGGGTTTTACTTCCAGGAAAAGATACATTTTATGTTTTAACAGCTGCACACTGTTTAGGCGATAGTATTCCCAGTACTGATGATATAATTATAGAAAAACAAAATGACTATACTTCCGAATTCAAAACAATAACTAGTGTTGAAATCAAAGAATTCAATAAAGAACATGATTTTGCTCTTATTGAAATCGACTTTGATAATGAAGAGAACTTGCTTTATCAATATAAGTTAGGTCGTGGAGTCTTGTCTGAAAATGAGATAAAGTTCTGTGGTTATCAGGGGATAAATATAGAACAATATCGCCCTTTTACAGGAAAAATATTATCTACCAGTGAAGATCTTGGATGTTTTAAAATTACTTTAGTAGGAGAAACATTCGATCAAGGTGGAGAAGATGGAAATTACCTAGCTAAAGGTCTGTCTGGTAGTGGAGTGTTCGTTTATCGACATAATTCGCCATTTCTTATTGGTATTCTTAACTCGGTTGTCACAAATAAAGCCTGGAATGATGATATTGCTTGTTGTTCGATAAAACATATTGAACAATACATATCAGAATATGTGGACTTGTCTGATTTTGAAAATTTGAAACAGTGGAACGAAAACTTAGAAAGAGAGCGAACCGATCGGGAAATAGAAGTTTTTAAGAAAGAAAATAGTGATTTTTTTGAAAAGCTTTATCGTAAAAACAATGTACTGTATCCTGAAACAGTTAAAGCGAATACTGTAACAGCGAAACAAATACGGAAATTTCTCGCAATGAGGGACAATATTAGAACAATTGAAAATGACTATCCTATACTTTATTCTAACTTCAAAAATATTGTTAAGAGATTTGTAGACCAAGTACAGGATGATTATTCGAGAAATGTTAATGAAAGTAATGAAGCAATAAACTTAAAAATGGAACTTCAAAATCAATTGAAAACCCAATTTGAGGTTCTTCCAAGCTTTACGAATTTGGATTTATCTGAATATCAGGTTATAGAATGGCTAGGTATATGTACATTAAATTTTACTAAAAATGATTAA
- a CDS encoding AAA family ATPase: protein MFKINKLRAEILTDKSGDITDLYGFDFSFDQGLNIIAGPNSRGKTTINTCIYYALGMEELLGARNEKALDKALKEEFTIKVNEEEDGITYKVLSSKIILEIENSNNEIVCLERFIKSNTEEAKTSNIIIYHSPFERINEEGNSSRHGVFFVNARGNNEDPNGFYNWLSDFIGIQLPLVSNSSRSDNYSPLYLQTVFSALFIEQTKGWSDFFATMPFFGITKAKEKIVEFILGLNEIELSTQKDVLNKEKSIITEDWKRKTKSFSYLEKQTNSTIINIPEELTTDKAEIDKINVLFSTSEDEKIGFTEFLDQKVMIVNDLENRPLSTIRENREEAVLEFNRQKEEYFKLKDYIERFENKLRIEKQQFAALNSQLSIVESEIKDHINLQKVFSENIINERGANHCPTCSQEVAIDLISIRNIKIPQLTLEENTNFLRSQKKIIESSIGSLKETVNEKETLLQYFKNSLRQKEILIKSLSKDLIADDRALSESEVVKKIQLEREIENLHLLKESISEMKNELEALANKYHNNNLKIENLGDSEKEDEVKLLDFETQYKDCLFGFGYESNEKYQISINRKEPFKYFPIYKNHRNDTMPQSIRINSSASDFVRNIWAYTLSLLNNGINHPGIIIFDEPGQHRTNLSSLKSLFKTSSEVIEKQTIIFTSIDKPLNNEEDEKIELDILIEDLDNSKYKLIRLDNVHKVIGKI from the coding sequence ATGTTTAAGATCAATAAACTAAGAGCTGAAATACTTACAGATAAGAGCGGAGATATAACTGATTTATATGGTTTCGATTTTTCATTCGACCAGGGCTTGAATATCATTGCTGGACCGAATTCAAGAGGGAAGACAACCATAAATACATGCATATATTATGCTTTAGGAATGGAAGAACTTCTTGGTGCTCGTAATGAAAAAGCATTAGATAAAGCTCTTAAAGAGGAGTTTACTATTAAAGTGAATGAAGAGGAAGATGGTATTACCTATAAAGTACTTTCTTCAAAAATAATTTTAGAAATAGAGAATTCAAATAATGAAATTGTTTGCTTAGAAAGATTCATTAAATCCAATACGGAAGAAGCGAAAACATCAAATATTATAATCTACCATTCTCCCTTTGAACGTATTAACGAAGAAGGAAATAGCAGTCGTCATGGAGTTTTTTTTGTTAATGCAAGAGGAAATAATGAAGATCCAAATGGTTTTTATAATTGGTTAAGTGATTTTATAGGTATTCAACTACCATTGGTAAGCAATAGCTCTAGGTCAGATAATTACAGTCCTCTCTACTTACAGACAGTATTTTCAGCATTATTTATTGAACAAACAAAGGGATGGTCCGATTTTTTCGCTACAATGCCTTTTTTTGGAATAACAAAAGCTAAAGAGAAAATTGTCGAATTTATACTTGGCTTGAATGAAATTGAACTTTCTACACAAAAAGATGTATTAAATAAAGAAAAAAGTATAATAACTGAGGATTGGAAAAGAAAAACTAAATCATTTTCGTATTTAGAAAAACAAACTAATTCAACAATTATTAACATTCCAGAAGAACTTACAACAGACAAAGCTGAAATTGATAAAATTAATGTTTTGTTCTCTACATCGGAAGATGAAAAAATTGGTTTTACTGAGTTTCTTGATCAAAAAGTCATGATTGTTAATGATCTTGAAAATAGACCGCTTTCTACTATAAGAGAAAACAGAGAAGAAGCTGTATTAGAATTTAATCGACAGAAGGAAGAGTATTTCAAGCTCAAAGATTATATTGAAAGATTTGAAAATAAATTGCGGATAGAGAAACAACAATTCGCAGCCCTAAATAGTCAGTTAAGTATTGTGGAGTCCGAAATTAAGGATCATATCAATCTACAGAAAGTTTTTAGTGAGAATATCATTAATGAGCGAGGTGCAAATCATTGTCCAACTTGTTCTCAAGAAGTTGCGATTGATCTTATTTCTATAAGAAATATAAAGATTCCTCAACTCACTCTGGAAGAGAATACTAATTTTTTACGAAGTCAAAAGAAAATTATTGAATCTTCCATAGGAAGTTTGAAAGAAACTGTTAATGAGAAAGAAACTCTTTTACAATATTTTAAAAATTCACTACGGCAAAAAGAAATCTTAATAAAATCGCTTTCAAAAGATTTAATTGCAGATGATAGAGCTCTTTCAGAATCAGAAGTGGTAAAAAAAATACAACTTGAAAGAGAAATCGAAAATTTACATTTGCTTAAAGAATCTATTTCAGAAATGAAAAACGAATTAGAAGCATTAGCCAATAAATATCACAATAATAACTTAAAAATTGAAAATTTGGGTGATTCAGAAAAGGAAGACGAGGTAAAACTTTTGGATTTTGAAACTCAATATAAGGATTGCCTTTTTGGATTTGGTTATGAGAGTAATGAGAAGTATCAAATTTCGATAAATAGAAAGGAACCATTTAAATATTTCCCAATATATAAGAATCATAGAAATGATACAATGCCTCAATCAATTCGTATCAATTCTTCAGCTTCAGACTTCGTTCGTAACATTTGGGCTTATACATTAAGTCTATTAAATAACGGAATTAATCATCCTGGTATTATAATTTTTGATGAGCCAGGACAACATCGGACAAATTTAAGTAGCTTGAAATCACTTTTTAAAACTTCATCTGAAGTAATCGAAAAACAGACTATAATTTTCACTTCGATTGATAAGCCTCTTAACAATGAGGAAGATGAAAAGATTGAATTGGATATCCTAATAGAAGATTTAGATAACTCTAAATATAAATTAATTAGGCTTGATAATGTTCATAAAGTGATTGGTAAGATATAA
- a CDS encoding VOC family protein, translated as MEKSKLLRMDNMGIVVESLDEAISFFTEIGLKIEGRAKVEGEWAGRVTGLGEQLVEVAMMVTPDGHNRLEISQFINPSTISDHRNAPVNSLGYLRVMFTVENIDELVSRLVKHGAELVGEMVQYENSYRLCYIRAKDGLLIGLAEELNGK; from the coding sequence ATGGAAAAAAGTAAATTGTTGCGAATGGACAATATGGGCATTGTTGTAGAATCCCTTGATGAAGCTATTTCCTTTTTTACAGAAATAGGGTTAAAGATTGAAGGACGTGCGAAGGTTGAGGGAGAGTGGGCTGGTCGTGTTACGGGATTAGGAGAGCAGCTCGTTGAGGTGGCCATGATGGTGACACCCGATGGCCATAATCGGCTCGAGATTTCACAATTTATTAACCCGTCGACTATCTCAGATCATCGGAATGCTCCTGTAAATTCTCTCGGATATTTACGGGTTATGTTTACTGTTGAGAATATTGATGAGCTGGTGTCCAGGCTAGTGAAACATGGTGCTGAACTCGTTGGCGAAATGGTTCAGTACGAAAACTCTTATCGCCTGTGTTACATTCGTGCAAAGGATGGGCTGTTAATAGGTTTGGCTGAGGAATTAAACGGTAAGTAA
- a CDS encoding putative glycolipid-binding domain-containing protein: MKTLLWKGIAYESLEYFKIEKKNENNVVESKIIGSQNGNIYDVNYRLVIDGNWLIRAFEIESEINTIKRKMTGENSEHGWQINIMTNSDFKGFKYIDISLTPFTNTLPVNNLSFDMETPKEIDVIYIDVLKNNIVPVKQRYTKIADNKYFYENLNSGFKGNMSVDEVGLVDNYFGLFEKIAEY; encoded by the coding sequence ATGAAAACATTATTATGGAAGGGAATAGCTTATGAATCTCTAGAATATTTTAAAATTGAAAAAAAGAATGAAAATAATGTTGTAGAATCAAAGATTATCGGCAGCCAAAATGGTAATATATATGATGTTAATTATAGATTGGTTATTGATGGAAATTGGCTGATTAGAGCATTTGAAATCGAATCAGAAATCAATACGATAAAAAGAAAGATGACTGGTGAGAATTCCGAACATGGATGGCAAATTAATATAATGACAAATTCTGATTTTAAAGGTTTTAAATACATTGATATTTCACTTACACCATTTACCAATACGCTTCCTGTTAATAATTTATCATTTGATATGGAAACACCAAAGGAAATTGATGTGATTTATATAGATGTCTTAAAAAATAACATTGTACCTGTCAAGCAGAGGTATACCAAAATAGCGGATAACAAATATTTTTATGAAAATTTAAATTCAGGTTTTAAAGGAAATATGAGTGTTGATGAAGTTGGATTAGTGGATAATTATTTTGGACTTTTTGAAAAAATAGCAGAATATTAG
- a CDS encoding DUF6134 family protein produces MKALLIFSMMLYHYFQPNIVTPINKEYLNYSIIKDDKTIGNIHVERSLKDDVTEYIFESRAKVKIIYSIEIYDKMGVTFKQNILQQAKLYRTMNGKLKVNNTATWNGSVYNLSDKDGANGSLKQSIFSSTASLYFNEPENIKSVFSEKFQKMIPIQKINSKKYRIDLPNGNTTTYTYSKGICTLVEANTDFANLKFVLDTNPNKTH; encoded by the coding sequence ATGAAAGCACTCCTGATTTTTTCGATGATGTTGTACCATTATTTTCAACCCAATATTGTAACACCAATTAACAAAGAATATCTGAATTATTCTATTATAAAAGACGATAAAACGATTGGCAATATCCATGTGGAACGTTCTTTGAAAGATGATGTCACCGAATATATTTTTGAATCCCGAGCTAAAGTAAAAATCATTTACAGTATTGAAATTTATGACAAAATGGGTGTCACTTTTAAACAGAATATTCTACAGCAGGCCAAACTTTACCGAACAATGAACGGGAAACTAAAAGTGAACAATACCGCTACCTGGAACGGAAGTGTTTATAATCTTTCGGACAAAGATGGAGCCAATGGTTCTCTAAAACAGTCCATTTTCAGCTCTACTGCAAGTCTGTATTTTAATGAGCCCGAAAATATAAAATCTGTTTTTTCGGAGAAATTCCAAAAGATGATTCCTATTCAGAAGATTAATTCCAAAAAATACAGGATCGATCTGCCAAACGGAAACACGACTACTTACACATACAGCAAAGGAATTTGCACTTTAGTTGAAGCCAATACCGATTTTGCAAACCTAAAGTTTGTTCTTGATACGAATCCAAATAAAACCCATTAA